CGTTTCTGTATAGTGGTAATAGTAGGTGCATAAGTAGACGGGCGGCCTATTCCCAGTTCTTCCAGTTTCTTTACGAGGCTGGCTTCCGTGTAGCGTGGCGCCGGGCGGGAGAATCTTTCTGTAGCCTTCATTTCTTTCAGGTCCAGTGATTGTTTCACCGCCAAAGGAGGCAATGAACCTTCCTGTACTTCATCTTCTTCTGTAGCATCTTCATCATCATGGCTTTCCATGTATACTTTCAGGAAGCCATCGAATTTCAGTACTTCACCACTGGCACTCAGCTCTTCGTGGTTGGTAGAGATATCGATCTTCGCCGTGGTTTTTTCCAGTTCGGCGTCAGACATCTGGCTGGCGATGGTACGCTTCCAGATCAGTTCGTACAGTTTGCGGGTATCGCTGTCTTCTACTGTGGTGTTTTCCATGTAGGTAGGACGGATGGCCTCATGCGCTTCCTGTGCGGACTCATTTTTATTCTTGAATTTACGATGCTGATGATAACGGTCGCCAAAGCTGGTTTTGATCGCTTTTTCGATTTCTCCTATAGCGGTATCAGACAGGCTTACGGAGTCCGTACGCATATAGGTGATATTACCACTTTCATACAGCTTTTGTGCGAGCAACATCGTTTTGGAAACGCTGTAACCCAGTTTGCGGCTGGCTTCCTGTTGCAGGGTAGAGGTGGTAAAAGGCGCTGCGGGCGATTTTTTACCAGGCTTTACCTGTATATCTTTAACGGTATAAGCTGCACCCACACATTGCTGGAGGAACTTTTCCGCATCTTCTGCTGTCTTAAACTTATTGGGACCATCTGCTTTAAAAGAGATGCTCTTACCATTAATATCCTTACCGGTGAAATATGCTTCTACTTTAAAGGTGCTGACAGAGGTGAATCCGTTGATCTCTCTTTCCCGCTCTACTATCAATCTTACGGCAACGGACTGTACACGGCCGGCAGACAAGGAGTTACGCATACTCATCTTGCGCCACAGCACCGGCGATAATTCGAAACCTACGATCCTGTCAAGTATACGGCGTGCCTGCTGCGCATTTACACGGTCCATATCCAGCTTGCGTGGTTGTTGCACCGCTTTTTCGATAGCAGGCTTGGTAATTTCATGGAATACAATCCGCTTGGTTGTGATCGGATCAAGGCCCAGTACCTCGCACAAATGCCAGGAAATGGCTTCCCCCTCACGGTCCTCATCCGTTGCCAGCCAAACCTCTTCCGTGTCCTTTGCCAGCTTCTTCAGGTCCTTTACTACCTTTTCTTTATCTTCCGGGATAACATATTTAGGCTTGAAGTTATTTGTAATGTCTATCCCCATGTCGTCCTTCTCCAGATCACGGATGTGACCGAAGCAGGATTTGACTTCAAAGTCCTTGCCCAGAATTTTTTCAATGGTCTTGGCCTTTGCCGGGGACTCAACTATAACTAAATTTTTTGCCATGTATGCTTCTTTAATGTGCTGCTAAATACGCAAATTTTCGTAAAATAAATACAAATACGATTTATGCAATGATATAAAAGTACCTTCAAAATAAAAAATAAGGCAACTTTAAACGTTAAAATACCTTGTAATGTAATGAAAAAAACGTCCACACGGGTAAACTGCGTATATTTAAAGAATTACGCATGATGATGGCGGAGACGGGGTTATAAGGAGATCCGGGGGCGGGAAAGATTTATGTGGAGCGGATTTGTGGGGAGATGATAATGGGAGATAAGTATTTATTTTTTAAAATTAAGAATAATGGAGATAGTAATTGTTGGCACTGGCAATGTTGCGCATTGTTTTGGACACCTCTTGAAATTGCATGGTCATCAGATCAGCCAGGTGGTGAGCCGTAATAAGGAACATGCACAGGAACTGGGTGAAATGTTGCATGCGCCATTTACCGACGATGTGCGGGATATATATATGGAGGCAGATGTATACCTGCTGGCGGTAAGTGACGACGCTATCCCGGAACTGAACAACCAGCTGCGCCTGGGCAGGCGTATTGTGGCCCATACGGCCGGTGCGGTGCCCCTGAGTGCCATTTCCGGCATCTCTACTAATACAGGGGTGTTATATCCCTTGCAATCCATTCGTAAGGAAATAAAAACATACCCGGTTATTCCCATTATGCTGGAAGCAGCTAATGATGAAGTACTTAAGCGTTTACAGGCCCTCGCCCAGAGTATTTCCTCCCGCATTGAAATAACCAACTCCGTACAACGGATGCAATATCACCTCACCGCAGTGTTGTGTAATAATTTTACCAATCACCTCATTGCACAGGCAAAGGCATATTGTGAAAAGCAGCAACTGGACTTTACCCTGTTGCAACCTATTATAAAGGAGACGTTTGACCGGCTGGAAAAATATCCGCCTGAAATGGTGCAGACAGGTCCTGCCATCCGCCAGGATGAAACTACTATGAGCCTGCACCGGGACCTGCTGGCAGATGAAAAACATTTACAACTGGTATACCAGGTGATGTCGGATTCGATTAATCAGTTCCACCAGAGATAATTATGCCTAATTTTGGCGTCTATGAATATTTTGGCTTTATTTAAACCCATCACCACTTTTATACTGGATGTGGATGGGGTATTGACGGATGGCACGTTACAATTGCTGCCAGGCGGCGAAATGTCGCGCAGGATGAACATCAAAGATGGCTACGCTTTGCAGCTCGCCGTTAAAAAAGGATACCGGGTGGTGATTATCTCCGGCGGAAAATCTGAGAGTGTGGTCAGCAGATTGCAGGGCCTGGGTATCCGGGACATATTTACCGGCGTACATGATAAGAAGGAGAAGCTCCAGGATTATGTGTTTGAGCATGACCTGAGCTGGGATGAAATTTTGTATATGGGAGATGATATTCCCGATTACCAGCCGATGCAGCTGGTAGCATTACCGGTTTGCCCGGCTGACGCAGCAGCAGAGATAAAAGGAATTTGCAGGTATATTTCACCGGTACCCGGCGGCCATGGCTGTGTACGGGAGGTGATGGAAAAAGTATTAAAACTGAATGGCCATTGGTTGATGGACGAAGGTATTGCATCGAAATAATAAACAATCAACAACTATGAAGCTCTGGGGCGCATTTTTTAAACTCATCAGGTATCCCAATCTCCTTTATATTGCCCTTACCCAGTTCCTGCTACAGTATTGTGTAGTAGAACCTGTATTGCGTAATTCGGGAGAAGAGCCTTCGCTGTCTATCGCACAATTTATATTATTGAGCCTGTCTACCATGTTGGTAGCAGCTGCCGGCTATATTATCAATGACTATTTTGATATCAATATCGATATCGTGAATAAGCCTGATAAAATGGTGGTGGATAAAATCATCAGCCGCCGCTGGGCGATGGCCTGGCACACCATCTTAAATATGACCGGTGTTTCTATCGGTTTTATTGTGGCATGGAAAACCGGGCAGATCTATCTCGGGTTTACGCAGGTCCTTTGTTCCCTGTTGTTGTGGTTTTATTCCACTTCTTTTAAAAGACAGGTGCTGATCGGAAATGTGGTCATATCGTTTTTAACGGCGTTGTCTGTGGTAGTAGTGGGCTTTTACGAGAAGCAGATCTATGCCAGCTTTGAAGCGATCATGTCTCCCGTAGGCAGAAAACTGATCCAGATTATTGGTGTATATGCACTCTTCGCCTTCCTGATTTCCATGATACGCGAAATTGTAAAAGACCTGGAAGATATTATCGGCGATAGTAAAGACGGTTGCCGCACGATTCCTATCGTATGGGGTGTGTTGCCGGCAAAACGTTTGTGTAACGTTCTTTTACTGGTACTACAGGTCATTATCCTACTGGTAGAGATCCGCGTATGGATCCTGGGCTGGTATCCGGCCATCGGCTACCTGCTGTTACTGGTACAACTGCCATGCCTATACGCTTATTTCCTGCTGAAGAAAGCACACCTTCCGGCGCATTATCATAAGATAAGCACCATTGTGAAATGTGTGATGCTGACCGGCATTTTATCCATGGTATTTTTTAAACTTTTTTTGTAGATGTATAAAGGAGCACCTGTTATACTGGCTTCCCAATCGCCGCGCAGAAAGCAGCTGTTGGAGCAGGCTGGTATCCCTTTCCAGGTTAAAGTAGTAGCAACAGCAGAAACATTTCCGCCGGACATGGCGATCGATGAAATCCCCGTTTACATAGCCCTGCAAAAGGCAGCAGCAGTAATAGCACAATGTGCGCCAAACGATATCGTTATTGCAGCAGATACCGTAGTTGTATTGGACAATACGATCATCGGCAAACCGCAGGACCGGGAAGACGCCATCAGGATACTGTCTGCATTGAGTGGCCGCGAACATCGTGTTATTACCGGTGTAGTCATGCAACGCAACGGCAAAGAAATTACTTTCTCAAAAACAACAGCCGTCCATTTCAAACCCCTCACACCGGAGCAGATCAGTTATTATGTAGATAATTACAAACCCTATGATAAAGCCGGCGCTTATGCCATCCAGGAATGGATCGGTGCAGTAGGAATAGACAGCATCAACGGCTGCTTCTATAATGTAATGGGACTACCGGTTAGTGTAGTGGTGCAAAAACTTGACCAGGACTTTTCGGATTAACAGGATTTCCAGGATGGGTGTTTTGTTGTTTGATATTATATATATTTTCAAACAACAAAACACCCATCCTGGAAATCCTGGAATTTCATTCTAATCCTGGTCCATTACCAACAGATTCACGTCTTTATTTTTCAGCCAGTTCACTTCTCTTAGTTGTTGGAGGTTGATGGTGCCTACCACGTAGCGCCAGGCGGTTGATTCATACTTCTCTGAAATATTGAAAAACACCGAGAGATCTACCTGGTCGGGTGTTTTATAACGCAGGTATACTTTCAGTTTTACATCGTTGGTGAAAGTGGGCTGATTATTCTGTTTGATTTTTTTATACTCGTAGCGGTAGTTGTACAACAGGGCGGAGATATCAGACAGTACGGCGCTGCCGGTTGCAGTACCACCGGCGCCTTTACCTACAAAGAATTGTTTGTCGGTGAATGCACTTTCCAGCAGGATGCCATTGTACTCATTATACACATCATAGAGGAGGTTATGTTCTTTGATGAGATGAGGTAGCACGTATGCAAACACGTTGCCGTTCTGCCGGCGGCATTGGGCAATCAGTTTCACCGTACAGTTTCTTTGTTTGGCAAACTGGATATCAAAGTCGTTGAGGTGGTGGATACCGAAGTTATACACTTCTTCCGGTTTCACGAAGGTGCCGAAAGCGTGGAGGAGGAGGATGACGAGTTTGTATTTAGGATCGTATCCTTCTATGTCCAGTGTAGGATCGGTTTCTGCGAAGCCCAGTTCCTGCGCTTTTTGCAGGGCCGTTTCAAAGCTCTGGTTTTCTTCAAATATTTTGGTAAGAATGTAGTTGGTAGATCCGTTGCAGATGCCTTCCACTGCATTGAGCAGGTCGTTGTCGTAATATTCTTCCAGGTTGCGGATGATGGGAATACTGGCGCAGCTGGAGGCTTCGTACAGGAAGGGCACTTTATTTTCTGTTTGTAACTGGAAGAGAGCGGGCAGGTTTTCAGCAATCATGCGTTTGCTGGCGCTTACTACTGCTTTGCCATTGCGGAGCGCAGTGCTCACAATTTCAAAGGCGGCTTCCGTATCATTTATCAGCTCTACTACTACGTCTATGGTAGGATCTTCCAGGATTTCATTTTTATCGGTAGTGAAGTAGCTGCTGTCAATAGGTCTTGATTTGTTAGGGTCTTTAATACAGATCTTTTTGATGCGTGCATTAATACCTTTTGTTCTGTTCAAAACTTCATACAGTCCTTGTCCTACGACACCGAATCCAAAAATACCTAAATTGATGATCTTGTTTTCCATACTTTTTTTCAAACTTGAGGCTGCTGATACGATACTGACAGCGTGTAGCCGGCAGCGTTAGTAAGGCAGCTTATTGTAAAACAGTGATTTGTTTACCCGCCGGATGGTTTAATTTATCCAGTGCTTGTTTCAGGTCGTTGATCAGGTCTTCGGCATCTTCTATGCCTACTGATAAACGGATGCAGGAATCCTGCAAACCTGTTTTTTTCCGGAATGCTTCCGGTATCGTTCGATGTGTCATGGTAGCCGGATGAGCCAGCATACTTTTCACACCGCCAAAACTTTCCGCCAGTTTAAACAGCTTGGTAGCGTTCACGATGCGGATCGCATTTTTGATATTATCGCTTTTTAAGGAGAAGCTCACGAGGGCGCCATAACTTTTTTGCTGTTTGCGCGCAATGTGATGGTTTTTATGGGTAACAAGACCCGGATAAAATACTTTATCCACCGCAGGATGCGCGGCCAGCCAGTTGGCTACGGCGCTGGCATTGCTGCATTGCTTTTCCAGCCGGAGCGCCAGGGTTTCTATACCACGGATCGTGAGCCAGGCGTCGAACGGACTGAGGATACTACCGGAAATATTCTGGTTATAGCGGATCTGATCAGCGAGCGACTTGGAATTGACCACTACCAGTCCGGCAATCACGTCGCAGTGACCGGCCAGGTATTTGGAAGCACTGTGGATAACCATGTCGGCGCCCAAAGTGAGTGGTTGCTGCAATAAAGGGGTACTGAAAGTATTATCTACTGCCAGCAGGATATTATGTTGTTTGGCAATTTTACTGATAGACTTGATATCAGAGATGCGCAATGTTGGATTGGTAGGGGATTCCAGCCAGATAATCCGGGTATTGGGCGTGATGGCAGCCAGTACTTTATCGAGGTTGCTGGTGTCCACGAAGTTTACTTTGATCCCAAAACGTTCAAACATGTGGTTGAAGATCTGGAAGATGCCACCGTAAGTATCTTCTACGGCCATTACTTCATCGCCGGTTTTCAACAGCTTCAGTACAGCGTCAATAGCAGACATCCCGCTGGCGAAGGCGAAACCTGCGTAGCCTTCTTCCAGGTTGCAGATCAGTTCTTCCAACACTTTCCGCGTGGGATTGTTAGCCCGCGAAAATTCAAAACCCTTATTGATGCCCGGCGATTCCTGTACAAAGGTAGATGTTTGGTAGATGGGCACTGAAATAGCGCCTGTCAACTCATCTATCGGAATACTATGAATCAGTTGTGTAGCTGTTTTCATCTTATTAAATTATTTTTTAACGATGTCTGTTTGTACAGGTATTACCCTGCAACGGTATCATTAAAAATCTACTTAAACAACGACAAATCCAGGAAGTGGGCGGGAGCGGGCATAAAAAAGCTCTTCCGTTTGTTGGAAGAGCTCTTTTCAATATTATATTGGTGAAGAATTATCTCTGCCAACTTATCTTTCCCCGACTTGCACCGGGGCAGGAATTAGCACCTTTTTCCTGATAATTAAATCAGGAAAGGTTGCTAAGGCATCGCAGGGCCAAGTCCCTCCGCCTTTCTGGATAAGTGATGTATAAGAACTGGGTGCAAAGGTAAAGGCAGTTTGATCAATTTTCCAAATCAGGAGCAGAAATTTTTTTACCGGAGGTGATGTTTTATTATCTTTAGCTAATAGTATTTTAATAATCAACCATATCTTTATGCATGTTAACCCCCCGCTCTCCGAAGAGCTTTTTCAGCATATATGGGCGTGCCGTATTTTTAAGCAGGATAACCTGGTAACTACTACGGGTGAGCCTTTACAGATCATCTACCCCGGATGGCAGAATCACCACAGCGGCCCCGATTTTACGGGGGCAAAGATCAGGATCGGCAATACTGTATGGGCAGGCGCCGTAGAACTGCATCTTAGCACATCCGACTGGTTCCGGCATGGGCATCAGCACAATAAACAATACGGGCGGATCATCCTGCACGTGGTATTTGTACATGACCTGCCCCAGCGTGAGGCGGGAGATGCGCCCTGTCTTGAATTACAGCAGTATATCCCCAAGCTGTTGCTACAACGCTATGAATGGCTGCGGCAGTCGGCTTCCTTTGTGCCTTGTGCGGATAGTGCCGGCGATATCTCCCGGCTCATCTGGCTCAGCTGGAAAGAGCGGCTGCTGGCCGAACGCTGGGAAAACAAGATGAACGGACTACGTGCCTGGCTGTTATGCAATAAATATAACTGGGAAGAAGCGTGCTACTGGGCAGTAGCACAGAGCTATGGCATGCCGGTAAATGCGTTGCCGTTCCTGCAAATGGCGCAATCGCTGCCCTATAATATCCTCATGCGGCATAAGCACCAGCCGCTGCTAACGGAAGCCCTGCTTTTTGGTCAGGCGGGAATGCTGGAAGCGGACTTCATCGACGTATACCCGTTGCAGTTACAGCGGGAGTACCTGCACCTGCGGCATAAATATCAGCTCCAGCCAATAGCGCCGCACCACTGGAACTGGCTGCGGATGCGGCCTGCATCTTTTCCTACCCTGCGGCTGGCCGCCTTTGCCACCCTGATGCAGCAAACATCGCATTTGTTTTCCCGCATCCTGGAGGCAAGAGAACTTGGAGAACTGGAACGGTTGTTTTTCGTACGGCCATCAGCGTACTGGC
The Chitinophaga sp. MM2321 DNA segment above includes these coding regions:
- the topA gene encoding type I DNA topoisomerase; this translates as MAKNLVIVESPAKAKTIEKILGKDFEVKSCFGHIRDLEKDDMGIDITNNFKPKYVIPEDKEKVVKDLKKLAKDTEEVWLATDEDREGEAISWHLCEVLGLDPITTKRIVFHEITKPAIEKAVQQPRKLDMDRVNAQQARRILDRIVGFELSPVLWRKMSMRNSLSAGRVQSVAVRLIVEREREINGFTSVSTFKVEAYFTGKDINGKSISFKADGPNKFKTAEDAEKFLQQCVGAAYTVKDIQVKPGKKSPAAPFTTSTLQQEASRKLGYSVSKTMLLAQKLYESGNITYMRTDSVSLSDTAIGEIEKAIKTSFGDRYHQHRKFKNKNESAQEAHEAIRPTYMENTTVEDSDTRKLYELIWKRTIASQMSDAELEKTTAKIDISTNHEELSASGEVLKFDGFLKVYMESHDDEDATEEDEVQEGSLPPLAVKQSLDLKEMKATERFSRPAPRYTEASLVKKLEELGIGRPSTYAPTITTIQKRGYVEKRDKEGIKREYRILSLKDDQLTKQTDTENTGAEKSKLFPTDLGMIVTDFLSQYFTTVMDYGFTAKIEGEFDEIASGKKVWNVMLQEFYGPFHKDVENTLENAERVKGERPLGTDEATGKPIVARMGRYGPMIQIGKVEDEEKPRFAKLKPTQSIETITLDEAMELFKLPRNLGMFEDSEVVVNIGRFGPYAQHDKKFYSLKKEMDPYTIELDEVAPLIVEKRTAKDERTIQIFEKEKIQVLKGPYGPYIKQGLKNYKIPKEKIDNAATLTVEEAKAIIEEAKANPPKKKAASRKKKAE
- a CDS encoding DUF2520 domain-containing protein; this encodes MEIVIVGTGNVAHCFGHLLKLHGHQISQVVSRNKEHAQELGEMLHAPFTDDVRDIYMEADVYLLAVSDDAIPELNNQLRLGRRIVAHTAGAVPLSAISGISTNTGVLYPLQSIRKEIKTYPVIPIMLEAANDEVLKRLQALAQSISSRIEITNSVQRMQYHLTAVLCNNFTNHLIAQAKAYCEKQQLDFTLLQPIIKETFDRLEKYPPEMVQTGPAIRQDETTMSLHRDLLADEKHLQLVYQVMSDSINQFHQR
- a CDS encoding 3-deoxy-D-manno-octulosonate 8-phosphate phosphatase; this encodes MNILALFKPITTFILDVDGVLTDGTLQLLPGGEMSRRMNIKDGYALQLAVKKGYRVVIISGGKSESVVSRLQGLGIRDIFTGVHDKKEKLQDYVFEHDLSWDEILYMGDDIPDYQPMQLVALPVCPADAAAEIKGICRYISPVPGGHGCVREVMEKVLKLNGHWLMDEGIASK
- a CDS encoding geranylgeranylglycerol-phosphate geranylgeranyltransferase, which codes for MKLWGAFFKLIRYPNLLYIALTQFLLQYCVVEPVLRNSGEEPSLSIAQFILLSLSTMLVAAAGYIINDYFDINIDIVNKPDKMVVDKIISRRWAMAWHTILNMTGVSIGFIVAWKTGQIYLGFTQVLCSLLLWFYSTSFKRQVLIGNVVISFLTALSVVVVGFYEKQIYASFEAIMSPVGRKLIQIIGVYALFAFLISMIREIVKDLEDIIGDSKDGCRTIPIVWGVLPAKRLCNVLLLVLQVIILLVEIRVWILGWYPAIGYLLLLVQLPCLYAYFLLKKAHLPAHYHKISTIVKCVMLTGILSMVFFKLFL
- a CDS encoding Maf family protein; its protein translation is MYKGAPVILASQSPRRKQLLEQAGIPFQVKVVATAETFPPDMAIDEIPVYIALQKAAAVIAQCAPNDIVIAADTVVVLDNTIIGKPQDREDAIRILSALSGREHRVITGVVMQRNGKEITFSKTTAVHFKPLTPEQISYYVDNYKPYDKAGAYAIQEWIGAVGIDSINGCFYNVMGLPVSVVVQKLDQDFSD
- a CDS encoding homoserine dehydrogenase, producing the protein MENKIINLGIFGFGVVGQGLYEVLNRTKGINARIKKICIKDPNKSRPIDSSYFTTDKNEILEDPTIDVVVELINDTEAAFEIVSTALRNGKAVVSASKRMIAENLPALFQLQTENKVPFLYEASSCASIPIIRNLEEYYDNDLLNAVEGICNGSTNYILTKIFEENQSFETALQKAQELGFAETDPTLDIEGYDPKYKLVILLLHAFGTFVKPEEVYNFGIHHLNDFDIQFAKQRNCTVKLIAQCRRQNGNVFAYVLPHLIKEHNLLYDVYNEYNGILLESAFTDKQFFVGKGAGGTATGSAVLSDISALLYNYRYEYKKIKQNNQPTFTNDVKLKVYLRYKTPDQVDLSVFFNISEKYESTAWRYVVGTINLQQLREVNWLKNKDVNLLVMDQD
- a CDS encoding PLP-dependent aspartate aminotransferase family protein, translated to MKTATQLIHSIPIDELTGAISVPIYQTSTFVQESPGINKGFEFSRANNPTRKVLEELICNLEEGYAGFAFASGMSAIDAVLKLLKTGDEVMAVEDTYGGIFQIFNHMFERFGIKVNFVDTSNLDKVLAAITPNTRIIWLESPTNPTLRISDIKSISKIAKQHNILLAVDNTFSTPLLQQPLTLGADMVIHSASKYLAGHCDVIAGLVVVNSKSLADQIRYNQNISGSILSPFDAWLTIRGIETLALRLEKQCSNASAVANWLAAHPAVDKVFYPGLVTHKNHHIARKQQKSYGALVSFSLKSDNIKNAIRIVNATKLFKLAESFGGVKSMLAHPATMTHRTIPEAFRKKTGLQDSCIRLSVGIEDAEDLINDLKQALDKLNHPAGKQITVLQ
- a CDS encoding DUF2851 family protein: MHVNPPLSEELFQHIWACRIFKQDNLVTTTGEPLQIIYPGWQNHHSGPDFTGAKIRIGNTVWAGAVELHLSTSDWFRHGHQHNKQYGRIILHVVFVHDLPQREAGDAPCLELQQYIPKLLLQRYEWLRQSASFVPCADSAGDISRLIWLSWKERLLAERWENKMNGLRAWLLCNKYNWEEACYWAVAQSYGMPVNALPFLQMAQSLPYNILMRHKHQPLLTEALLFGQAGMLEADFIDVYPLQLQREYLHLRHKYQLQPIAPHHWNWLRMRPASFPTLRLAAFATLMQQTSHLFSRILEARELGELERLFFVRPSAYWQEHYRFGQPVTATHRPGKQAVHAVLINTVLPLLYLYGQQKNTRYYQEKALHFLQQLPAEKNKITNAWEKLGVTQENAMESQALLQLKQYYCDEKRCLKCAIGMKILGGEKM